A region from the Coleofasciculus sp. FACHB-T130 genome encodes:
- a CDS encoding ferritin-like domain-containing protein: MNQYQKTAGFDLPHIPSDDKLHRVLSSALKSRLGDDPISPEFMSNSYWDAAHFGLEKVKIFQDSSQQEQAEILRRCSSGLLEEAYFIEKAGVGYMAKMVLLAETTEERMLYALFSSDEVTHLAQISRFLPEKDLVGTDDPFLRFLADLVETQDKTVLLFVLQVVLEGWGLSHYRSLAKDCVNPQMAAILEGFLQDESRHHGTGVTLFNQMSVSQASQATIIETLALFLQMVRVGPQSVVTAIEQVKGHLSRQQKLNIFQELDTETHSGIRLNLLRSLMRGEEAGIIVQELEDRGAFQPFPAEKCV, translated from the coding sequence ATGAATCAATACCAAAAAACAGCAGGCTTCGATTTGCCCCATATCCCATCTGACGACAAGCTGCATCGCGTACTCTCCTCAGCCTTGAAGAGTCGGCTGGGTGACGATCCGATTTCCCCAGAATTTATGAGCAATTCCTACTGGGACGCCGCTCACTTTGGTCTTGAGAAAGTCAAGATTTTCCAAGATTCTAGCCAACAAGAGCAAGCAGAAATCCTGCGGCGATGCAGTAGCGGGCTTCTAGAAGAAGCCTATTTCATCGAAAAAGCCGGAGTCGGTTACATGGCAAAAATGGTGCTGCTGGCAGAAACCACCGAGGAGCGAATGCTCTACGCACTCTTCAGCTCCGACGAAGTGACTCACCTTGCCCAGATTAGTCGCTTTTTGCCGGAAAAAGACCTCGTGGGGACAGACGACCCCTTCTTACGCTTCCTGGCAGATTTGGTGGAAACCCAGGATAAAACAGTCCTGCTATTTGTGCTTCAGGTAGTGCTAGAGGGTTGGGGTTTGAGCCATTACAGAAGCCTCGCCAAAGACTGTGTAAATCCTCAAATGGCTGCAATACTTGAGGGATTTTTGCAAGACGAGAGCCGTCACCACGGCACCGGAGTCACTCTGTTCAACCAGATGTCTGTCTCCCAAGCGAGTCAAGCAACCATCATCGAAACCCTAGCCCTATTTTTGCAGATGGTTCGGGTAGGGCCTCAAAGCGTCGTCACTGCCATTGAGCAAGTGAAGGGTCATTTGTCCCGCCAACAAAAGCTGAATATCTTCCAGGAACTCGACACAGAGACTCATAGCGGAATCCGTCTCAATCTCCTGCGTTCCCTGATGCGGGGAGAAGAGGCGGGAATTATCGTTCAAGAACTAGAGGATCGGGGGGCGTTCCAGCCTTTCCCCGCAGAAAAATGCGTATGA
- a CDS encoding SDR family oxidoreductase produces the protein MSSVLITGCSSGFGRAMVDEFLRRGWHVIGTMRNAPHRREILAESIEKYSDRLTILSLEITESSQRDAVVEAVRQRGRLDCLVNNAGYRFYGALEDLSEEQIRRQFEVNFFGGVFLTRALLPLIREVQGTLIFISSTFGFTGFPLTSAHCASKYALEGLAESLYYELESHGVRVALVEPGASKTTNNGKNMSWGEGNAETYRIQTENYRRLNQRVISTAQDNTHLVAKRVADIAEGSDRQLRRRVGWDAHFTHIYQQILPDRLRLPLSKMIYRRLFMGRQSR, from the coding sequence ATGAGTTCTGTATTGATTACAGGCTGTTCGTCCGGCTTTGGTCGGGCTATGGTTGATGAGTTTCTTCGGCGGGGTTGGCACGTCATCGGGACGATGCGGAACGCACCGCATCGACGGGAAATCCTCGCGGAATCCATAGAAAAATATAGCGATCGCTTGACGATTCTCAGCCTGGAAATCACCGAATCCAGCCAACGAGATGCCGTAGTTGAAGCAGTTCGCCAAAGAGGGCGGCTGGATTGTTTGGTAAATAATGCAGGCTACAGGTTCTACGGCGCTTTGGAGGATTTGAGCGAGGAGCAAATCCGCCGTCAATTTGAGGTAAATTTCTTCGGTGGCGTGTTCCTGACTCGCGCGTTGCTTCCGTTGATTCGGGAAGTGCAGGGAACCCTGATTTTTATCTCCTCCACCTTCGGCTTTACCGGCTTTCCCTTAACCTCGGCTCATTGCGCTAGCAAGTATGCTCTGGAAGGCTTAGCAGAGAGTCTTTATTACGAGCTTGAGTCCCACGGGGTTCGTGTCGCCTTGGTAGAACCTGGAGCCAGCAAGACGACGAACAATGGCAAGAATATGAGCTGGGGGGAAGGGAACGCTGAAACTTATCGAATCCAGACGGAAAACTACCGGAGGTTGAATCAGCGAGTTATCTCAACGGCTCAGGATAATACGCATCTGGTCGCCAAACGGGTTGCTGATATTGCCGAAGGAAGCGATCGCCAACTCCGCCGTCGAGTCGGCTGGGATGCCCATTTTACCCATATTTATCAACAAATCTTGCCAGATAGGTTGCGCCTACCGTTATCAAAAATGATTTATCGACGGCTATTTATGGGGAGACAAAGCCGATGA
- a CDS encoding cyclic peptide export ABC transporter: MKLIRLLLKNSWVTVILAALTGLLSGGSSAGLIALINLTLRDIQLPTTTLAWSFVSLCFLLFVTMTASQVLIARLAEEVIFNLRMLLNQRILACPLRHLEEIGSSRLLATLTEDIEVISSASISVSGLFVNLAILVGCLLYLSWLSVPLFFFILGFMVLGIFSHTLLMTKGRDSFKLSREVRDRLYEHFRTTTEGTKELKLHHSRRQAFLSQDLQSAAASSRHYRVAAMSIFAFAGSWGLLLFFVPIGLVIFGLPLLRNIPVAVLSGYALTIIFMITPLRGILNTLPDLSRANVALDKIESLGLSLVAQRTEEHLTTTLDSQFEWSSLKLVGVTHAYRGEREEHRFILGPLDVTFHRGELVFIVGGNGSGKSTLVKLLVGLYIPESGEIQFDGKAITDKNREWYRQQFSVVFSDFYLFNRLLGLDTPSLTDQTQKYLEKLELDRKVQVKDGILSTTALSQGQRKRLALLTAYLEDRPIYIFDEWASDQDPVFKEVFYTQLLPELKSRGKTVLVVTHDDRYFEVADRIVKLDYGKVQYDKSLHG; this comes from the coding sequence ATGAAGCTAATCCGCCTTCTCCTCAAAAATTCTTGGGTAACAGTCATTTTGGCTGCATTGACGGGTCTTCTCAGTGGTGGGAGTAGTGCGGGTCTAATAGCCCTGATTAACCTCACCTTAAGAGATATTCAACTACCAACAACGACCCTGGCTTGGAGCTTTGTTAGTTTGTGCTTTCTTCTGTTTGTGACCATGACTGCGTCCCAAGTCCTGATTGCCCGATTAGCAGAGGAGGTCATCTTCAATCTGCGAATGCTCTTAAATCAACGCATTCTGGCTTGTCCCTTGCGTCATTTAGAAGAAATTGGTTCCTCCCGGCTTCTAGCGACCCTCACAGAAGATATTGAGGTAATTTCTAGTGCCTCTATTTCCGTTTCTGGACTATTTGTAAATCTCGCCATTTTAGTGGGGTGCCTGCTCTATTTGAGCTGGCTATCTGTGCCTCTATTCTTTTTCATCCTAGGCTTCATGGTGTTGGGAATCTTTAGTCATACTTTACTGATGACGAAGGGTAGGGATTCTTTCAAGCTTTCCCGTGAAGTGCGAGACAGGTTATACGAACATTTCCGGACTACCACGGAGGGGACGAAGGAACTCAAGCTGCACCACTCTAGACGCCAAGCGTTTCTCTCTCAAGACCTCCAGTCTGCCGCTGCGTCTTCGCGCCATTACCGAGTTGCGGCGATGAGTATTTTCGCTTTTGCTGGAAGTTGGGGGCTACTGCTATTCTTCGTTCCCATTGGGTTAGTGATTTTTGGTTTACCCCTGCTAAGAAATATTCCTGTTGCCGTTCTATCCGGCTATGCCTTAACGATCATCTTTATGATTACTCCGTTGCGGGGGATTTTAAACACTCTTCCCGATTTAAGTAGAGCGAATGTTGCTTTAGATAAGATTGAATCGCTTGGCTTATCGTTGGTAGCCCAGAGAACTGAAGAGCATCTGACGACGACCCTAGATTCACAATTTGAGTGGAGTTCTTTAAAATTAGTGGGGGTGACTCATGCTTACCGTGGGGAACGGGAAGAACATCGCTTCATTCTAGGGCCACTCGACGTAACTTTTCATCGTGGAGAATTAGTGTTTATTGTCGGTGGTAATGGGAGTGGCAAATCTACTCTTGTGAAGCTGCTAGTTGGACTTTATATTCCAGAATCGGGAGAAATTCAGTTTGACGGTAAAGCGATTACAGATAAAAATCGCGAGTGGTATCGCCAACAGTTTTCAGTTGTTTTCTCTGACTTCTATCTCTTCAACCGTCTTCTAGGATTAGACACTCCATCACTAACTGACCAAACCCAAAAGTATTTAGAAAAGCTGGAATTAGATCGTAAAGTGCAGGTAAAAGACGGTATTCTTTCCACTACTGCTTTATCCCAAGGACAGCGCAAGCGTCTTGCTTTATTAACGGCGTATTTGGAAGATCGTCCTATTTATATATTTGACGAATGGGCGTCAGACCAAGACCCAGTATTCAAGGAAGTTTTTTACACGCAACTGTTGCCAGAGTTAAAAAGTAGAGGGAAGACGGTTCTGGTTGTTACTCACGATGACCGCTATTTTGAAGTTGCCGATCGGATTGTGAAGTTGGATTATGGGAAAGTGCAATATGATAAAAGCTTACATGGTTGA
- a CDS encoding phospholipase D-like domain-containing protein, protein MRLGFTLLLALTLGACQRVQSQNSRLTPLPQDPFVQVYFNHAQTAEYTEPYRQQRRQGDDLEQQIVDAIASAKSSVDVAVQELRLPKIAQALVDRKKAGVKVRVILENTYSRPLSAIASAELAKLPQREQQRYQEFLKLVDRNGDNQLSPAEINQGDALVMLHNAGIPTIDDTADGSKGSSLMHHKFVIVDNAKLIVTSANFTTSDIHGDFAKPSSLGNANNLLKIDSPELATLFTQEFNVMWGDGPGGNPDSKFGIKKPYRPPQQVKLVNTTVTVQFSPTSTTQPWNQTSNGLIGKTLSTAAQSVDMALFVFSDQHLVNILETDHQNGVQVRALIDPDFVYRPYSEALDMMGLALGNQCKYEADNRPWQEPITTVGVPVLPKGDLLHHKFGVVDKKNVITGSHNWSEAANSGNDETVLVIESPTVAAHYEREFDRLYKNAVLGVPDGIGQKIQAQQKQCSQQTTASQPSQTTPTANPKAKLPIQKAQPPKSLSNSPQSSIPSPKSGPYLVNLNTATQEEIEALPGVGPKLAQRIIEARQQKSFTSLQDLDKVPGVGPSLLEKLSDRVTW, encoded by the coding sequence ATCCGTCTGGGCTTCACGTTACTGCTGGCGCTAACTCTCGGCGCGTGTCAGCGAGTGCAGTCGCAGAATTCCCGTCTCACGCCTCTGCCGCAAGATCCTTTTGTTCAGGTATATTTCAACCACGCCCAAACGGCAGAATATACTGAGCCGTATCGCCAGCAACGACGACAGGGAGATGATTTAGAGCAACAGATTGTCGATGCGATCGCGTCTGCGAAATCCAGCGTTGATGTGGCGGTGCAGGAGTTGCGCTTACCGAAGATTGCACAGGCGCTAGTGGATCGCAAGAAAGCTGGGGTAAAAGTTCGGGTAATTTTAGAAAATACCTACAGTCGTCCTCTCAGTGCGATCGCTTCCGCAGAGTTGGCGAAACTGCCGCAACGAGAACAGCAACGCTATCAAGAATTTCTCAAATTAGTAGACCGCAACGGCGATAATCAGCTCAGTCCAGCGGAAATTAACCAAGGAGATGCCTTGGTCATGTTACACAATGCGGGTATTCCGACAATTGACGATACCGCTGACGGTTCCAAAGGCAGCAGCCTGATGCATCACAAATTTGTGATTGTCGATAACGCAAAACTTATCGTGACTTCCGCTAACTTTACAACGTCGGATATTCACGGTGATTTTGCCAAGCCTAGCAGTTTGGGCAATGCCAATAACTTGCTAAAAATCGATAGTCCGGAGTTGGCAACCCTTTTCACCCAAGAGTTTAACGTGATGTGGGGCGATGGGCCAGGAGGCAACCCTGATAGTAAATTTGGCATCAAAAAGCCCTATCGACCCCCACAGCAAGTCAAGTTGGTCAATACCACCGTCACCGTCCAGTTTTCCCCAACTTCGACCACTCAACCCTGGAATCAAACCAGTAACGGCTTAATTGGCAAAACCTTAAGTACCGCCGCCCAAAGTGTTGATATGGCGTTGTTTGTCTTCTCCGATCAGCATTTAGTGAATATTCTAGAAACCGACCATCAAAATGGGGTGCAGGTAAGGGCTTTAATCGACCCCGATTTTGTCTATCGTCCCTACAGCGAAGCGTTGGACATGATGGGACTTGCCTTGGGCAATCAATGCAAGTATGAAGCTGATAATCGCCCCTGGCAAGAACCGATTACCACAGTTGGCGTGCCTGTGCTGCCAAAGGGCGATTTATTGCATCACAAATTTGGGGTAGTGGATAAAAAAAACGTCATCACTGGCTCCCACAACTGGTCAGAAGCCGCCAATAGCGGCAATGATGAGACGGTGTTAGTCATTGAAAGTCCGACTGTTGCTGCCCATTATGAGCGCGAATTTGACCGCCTTTATAAGAATGCTGTGTTAGGTGTTCCTGATGGGATTGGGCAGAAAATACAGGCACAACAGAAACAATGTTCCCAGCAAACAACAGCTTCTCAACCCTCCCAAACCACTCCAACTGCCAATCCAAAAGCCAAACTTCCGATCCAAAAGGCGCAACCACCGAAAAGTCTCTCTAATTCTCCTCAATCCTCGATTCCTAGCCCTAAGTCCGGTCCCTATCTGGTCAACCTCAATACTGCAACTCAAGAAGAAATCGAGGCATTGCCCGGAGTCGGGCCAAAATTAGCGCAACGCATTATTGAGGCGCGTCAGCAGAAATCTTTTACCTCGTTACAAGACCTTGACAAAGTGCCAGGAGTTGGCCCCAGCTTGCTCGAAAAATTAAGCGATCGCGTGACTTGGTAG
- a CDS encoding cysteine desulfurase family protein gives MQIYLDYSATTPTRPEAIATMQTVLTQQWGNPSSLHEWGQRAATVLELARIQVAGLINAPAESIIFTSGGTEADNLAIMGVARSYRTPQHIIISSVEHSAVSEPARLLELWGWQVTRLPVDTKGRVNPTDLEKALQPNTVLVSIIYGQSEVGTLQPIEELGKIAHSHGVLFHTDAVQVAGRLPIDVQQLPVDMLSLSSHKIYGIQGAGAVYVRPGVELAPLLCGGGQEIKLRSGTQAVPVIAGFGVAAELAAQELGTETPRLIKLRDRLFSHLADVPHLIPTGDRLHRLPHHVSFSFIGESEKVTGKTLVRQMNLAGIAISAGSACHSGKLSPSPILLAMGYSDAVALGGIRFTLGRDTEEADVDWAAMVLKQVLERLMPVSKNSFQPERVLSLEF, from the coding sequence ATGCAAATTTATCTGGATTATAGTGCTACTACGCCCACTCGCCCAGAAGCGATCGCAACCATGCAAACTGTCCTCACCCAGCAGTGGGGCAATCCTTCCAGCTTGCACGAGTGGGGGCAACGGGCAGCAACGGTTCTGGAACTGGCAAGAATTCAGGTCGCTGGACTCATTAACGCACCGGCTGAGTCGATTATCTTCACTTCTGGCGGCACCGAGGCAGACAATCTGGCGATTATGGGGGTTGCCCGCAGCTACAGGACGCCCCAGCATATCATTATCTCCAGCGTCGAGCATTCAGCCGTGTCAGAACCGGCGCGTTTATTAGAGTTGTGGGGTTGGCAGGTGACGCGGTTGCCGGTAGATACTAAAGGGAGGGTGAATCCCACCGATTTAGAAAAGGCACTGCAACCGAATACAGTCTTAGTTTCGATTATTTACGGGCAAAGCGAAGTCGGCACGCTGCAACCGATTGAGGAATTGGGCAAGATTGCCCACTCCCACGGGGTGTTGTTTCACACTGATGCCGTCCAAGTGGCTGGGCGCTTGCCGATTGACGTGCAGCAGCTGCCGGTGGATATGCTTTCTCTTTCCAGCCACAAAATCTATGGCATTCAGGGCGCGGGTGCGGTTTATGTCCGCCCTGGTGTAGAGTTAGCGCCCTTATTGTGCGGGGGAGGGCAAGAAATAAAACTGCGTTCCGGAACTCAGGCTGTTCCTGTCATTGCTGGTTTTGGCGTGGCGGCTGAGTTAGCGGCGCAAGAATTGGGAACAGAGACACCGAGATTGATAAAATTGCGCGATCGCTTATTTTCCCATTTAGCGGATGTTCCCCACCTCATCCCTACTGGCGACAGACTTCATCGGCTACCCCACCACGTCAGTTTCAGCTTCATCGGTGAAAGTGAAAAAGTCACCGGAAAAACCTTGGTGCGGCAGATGAACCTAGCTGGAATTGCCATCAGTGCGGGTTCCGCCTGTCACAGCGGCAAACTCAGCCCCAGCCCCATCTTGCTGGCAATGGGATACAGCGATGCAGTTGCCTTGGGAGGCATTCGCTTCACTCTGGGACGGGACACAGAGGAAGCTGATGTAGACTGGGCGGCAATGGTGCTGAAGCAAGTTTTAGAGCGATTGATGCCTGTTTCCAAGAATAGCTTTCAGCCGGAGCGAGTTTTGAGTTTAGAATTTTGA
- a CDS encoding DUF1995 family protein → MAELPKSLEEAIAQSREATQAAIANGYTRIKVELVFPELKPMPVALQFIEAFEEMASELKVFFPDAGAAALARRDWGQVPFKITDIGSSRASVDEKIHPEDRVFLFVEPSAVEVLQVEKLCEAAGDRPVVLLNPNLEDAAIIGIGYAGRQLRDRFLTTLESSYYLRPLDGAAVLRCYPSPWQVWQETKDNYQLIAEVSTKPVGEELDNILAGTTQAKDAANPSNRSSETPAPKKPGLFTNLQRFIRTLSR, encoded by the coding sequence ATGGCAGAACTTCCTAAATCACTAGAAGAAGCGATCGCGCAATCCCGTGAAGCAACCCAAGCTGCGATCGCCAATGGTTACACCCGCATCAAGGTCGAGTTAGTCTTCCCAGAACTCAAACCGATGCCCGTCGCCTTGCAATTTATCGAAGCCTTTGAGGAGATGGCATCGGAGTTGAAAGTTTTCTTTCCCGACGCCGGGGCAGCTGCCCTTGCCCGCCGCGACTGGGGACAAGTACCCTTTAAAATTACAGATATTGGCAGTAGCCGAGCGTCGGTAGATGAGAAAATTCACCCAGAAGATCGGGTTTTCTTGTTCGTTGAACCTTCCGCAGTAGAAGTCTTGCAAGTGGAAAAACTGTGCGAAGCAGCAGGCGATCGCCCGGTTGTTCTCCTCAACCCTAATCTAGAAGACGCCGCTATTATTGGCATTGGCTACGCGGGACGACAATTGCGCGATCGCTTCCTGACTACCCTGGAATCTAGCTACTATCTCAGACCCCTCGACGGTGCTGCGGTGCTTCGCTGCTACCCGTCCCCCTGGCAAGTTTGGCAGGAAACCAAGGACAACTATCAGCTGATTGCCGAAGTTTCTACAAAACCCGTGGGCGAAGAACTTGACAACATCCTGGCAGGAACAACTCAGGCTAAGGACGCTGCCAATCCCAGCAACCGCAGCAGCGAAACCCCAGCGCCGAAAAAACCTGGATTGTTCACCAATTTACAACGGTTCATTCGTACCCTGAGCCGTTAA
- a CDS encoding diguanylate cyclase, whose translation MNPHQLVPWDDSSQATTPRGQLEHFEELVAALIDQPIQPKEQLQKEILSRQRFETALSESERRFRAIFNQTSQFIALLQSDGIVREANQTALNFGGITASDVIGCFFWEAPWWSVSPEIQERLKCAIAQAAAGEIVSYEVEVRGVGNTVATFDFSLKILKVETEFVEAQHTLPLLIAEAQNITECKHSENQLTLCNLERLTLYKISEIAQGTQSLHAAFQEIVEEISIDTGFPIITIELYDEARQMMVFAGLKGVPLLADTTVLEVPVDQTLSGSVVRTGQPVVKTDLSQSAKNSNFNKIFSQSEIKTFICMPMIVNQRSIGVLSLAHREIVQCNDSFLKWIESLANSIASLTERKQAEQALRENEARYRRIVETTVEGIWVLDPEGNTAFVNNQMAQMLGLTAAQMLGKPLFAFMDDEGRAIAKAFMERRRQGIKEQHDFKFCRQDGSDLWAIVSTNPIFDQVGKYAGVLGMVTDITQRKATEEALLQQAKRESLIRVITHQIRQSLKLEEILNTTVTEVRQFLACDRVVIFRFHPDWSGVIAVESVDSRWTPILGSTMTDHCFAQTYVEPYKNGRILAIEDIYTAKISPCHIDLLAQFQVRANLVVPILQGEDLWGLLIAHHCSQPRQWQQLEINLLQELATQAGIAIKQAQLYQQLEEANQELQRLAVLDGLTQVANRRCFDQYLNSEWQRLVREQAPLSLILGDIDFFKLYNDTYGHQAGDECLKAVASAIRRAVKRSTDLVARYGGEEFAIILPYTVVEGAIRVAEQIRAEVKALAIAHVNSQASQQIALSLGIASVVPTLESSPAMLISAADTALYQAKAAGRDRYYAHN comes from the coding sequence ATGAACCCTCATCAATTAGTACCCTGGGATGACAGTTCTCAGGCAACAACTCCTCGCGGACAGTTAGAGCATTTTGAAGAGCTAGTTGCAGCATTAATAGATCAACCGATCCAGCCGAAGGAACAACTCCAAAAAGAGATTCTCTCACGACAAAGGTTTGAAACAGCGTTAAGCGAAAGTGAGAGACGATTCCGCGCTATTTTTAATCAAACATCCCAATTTATCGCGCTACTGCAATCAGACGGGATTGTCCGAGAAGCCAATCAGACGGCGCTAAACTTTGGTGGAATCACTGCAAGTGATGTAATAGGTTGTTTTTTTTGGGAAGCGCCGTGGTGGAGCGTTTCGCCAGAAATCCAGGAACGTTTAAAATGCGCGATCGCTCAAGCAGCAGCCGGAGAAATCGTGAGTTACGAAGTTGAGGTGCGAGGTGTTGGAAATACTGTCGCCACCTTTGACTTTTCGTTGAAGATTTTGAAGGTAGAAACAGAGTTTGTTGAGGCACAGCATACGCTACCTTTATTGATTGCCGAAGCTCAGAATATTACCGAGTGCAAGCACTCAGAAAATCAGCTCACCCTGTGTAATCTAGAACGGCTAACGCTATACAAAATTTCAGAAATCGCGCAGGGGACTCAATCTCTTCACGCCGCATTTCAAGAGATTGTTGAAGAAATTAGTATTGATACTGGTTTTCCGATTATCACCATCGAACTTTATGACGAAGCAAGGCAAATGATGGTGTTTGCAGGGCTAAAAGGAGTTCCCTTGCTTGCGGATACAACTGTTCTTGAGGTGCCAGTAGACCAGACACTTTCGGGGAGTGTGGTTCGCACGGGTCAACCTGTCGTGAAGACGGATCTTTCGCAGTCAGCCAAGAATAGTAACTTTAATAAAATATTCTCGCAGTCAGAGATTAAAACTTTCATTTGTATGCCGATGATCGTCAACCAACGGTCGATCGGAGTTTTAAGTTTAGCCCATCGGGAAATCGTTCAATGCAATGATTCATTCCTGAAATGGATTGAAAGTTTGGCTAATTCTATTGCTTCCCTAACCGAGCGCAAGCAGGCAGAGCAAGCACTACGGGAAAACGAAGCGAGGTATCGTCGAATTGTCGAAACTACCGTTGAAGGGATCTGGGTTCTCGATCCAGAGGGGAATACAGCTTTTGTGAATAACCAGATGGCACAAATGCTTGGACTAACAGCGGCTCAAATGTTAGGCAAGCCTTTGTTTGCTTTTATGGATGACGAAGGTCGCGCGATCGCAAAAGCTTTCATGGAGCGTCGCCGCCAAGGAATTAAAGAACAACATGATTTTAAATTCTGCCGTCAGGATGGCTCCGATCTATGGGCAATTGTTTCTACCAATCCCATCTTCGATCAAGTGGGAAAATATGCGGGAGTCCTGGGAATGGTAACGGATATCACCCAGCGCAAAGCCACTGAAGAGGCATTGTTGCAGCAGGCAAAGCGGGAGTCGTTGATTCGGGTAATTACTCACCAAATCCGTCAATCTCTGAAGCTGGAGGAGATTCTCAACACGACAGTGACAGAAGTGCGACAATTTCTTGCCTGCGACCGGGTAGTCATTTTCCGCTTTCATCCAGACTGGAGTGGCGTTATCGCAGTTGAGTCGGTCGATTCTCGGTGGACGCCAATTTTAGGATCGACGATGACAGACCATTGCTTTGCACAAACTTATGTGGAGCCTTACAAAAACGGTCGGATTCTAGCGATTGAAGATATTTATACGGCAAAGATAAGTCCGTGTCACATTGATTTACTGGCTCAGTTTCAGGTGAGAGCAAACTTGGTGGTTCCCATCCTCCAAGGGGAGGATTTGTGGGGATTATTGATTGCTCATCATTGTTCGCAACCGCGACAGTGGCAGCAGCTAGAGATTAATTTACTCCAAGAATTAGCAACACAGGCGGGAATCGCGATTAAACAAGCCCAACTTTATCAACAGTTGGAGGAAGCGAATCAGGAGTTGCAGCGCCTTGCCGTTTTAGATGGCTTGACTCAGGTAGCGAATCGCCGTTGCTTTGACCAGTATCTGAATAGTGAGTGGCAGCGGCTGGTGCGAGAGCAAGCACCCTTATCATTAATTTTGGGCGATATCGATTTTTTTAAACTCTATAACGATACTTACGGTCATCAAGCGGGAGATGAATGTTTAAAGGCAGTGGCGAGTGCGATTCGGCGTGCAGTGAAGCGTTCGACGGATTTAGTAGCTCGTTACGGCGGAGAAGAATTTGCGATAATTTTGCCGTATACCGTAGTTGAGGGAGCAATCCGAGTTGCTGAGCAAATCCGCGCTGAAGTGAAGGCGTTAGCGATCGCGCACGTTAATTCTCAAGCCAGTCAGCAGATCGCGCTCAGTTTAGGCATTGCTAGTGTAGTTCCGACTTTAGAATCCTCACCAGCAATGCTGATTTCCGCAGCAGATACCGCCCTCTATCAGGCAAAAGCCGCAGGGCGCGATCGCTATTACGCACACAATTAA